A stretch of the Arachis stenosperma cultivar V10309 chromosome 6, arast.V10309.gnm1.PFL2, whole genome shotgun sequence genome encodes the following:
- the LOC130933797 gene encoding beta-carotene isomerase D27, chloroplastic-like, whose protein sequence is MEAKFFPYNNTLLRTRCSSKPHLMMKRKPDVIVAMHTRHHRSSSDESSLIHKDNWFDLLAINHLSRCVQDATGLRNSKSGYESLVEAATAASQKFDPIQQRQLVIQALHTTLPNFIFSFTKMLPPSKFTRQVFAAFTTLFFAWLIGPSQVRESEVNGKREKSVVYFKKCRFLEETNCIGMCTNLCKIPTQSFIKDSMGMPVTMVPNFDDMSCEMIFGQDPPLLIDDPALKQPCYKLCKAKKKHEMNNCLS, encoded by the exons ATGGAAGCAAAGTTTTTTCCATACAACAACACACTACTACGTACACGGTGTTCATCAAAACCACACTTGATGATGAAACGTAAACCAGATGTTATAGTAGCGATGCACACAAGGCATCATCGTTCCTCTTCAGATGAATCTAGTTTGATCCACAAAGATAATTGGTTTGATCTCTTAGCCATAAACCATCTTTCAAGATGTGTTCAAGATGCCACAG GATTGAGGAACAGTAAGAGCGGGTATGAGAGCCTGGTAGAGGCAGCTACGGCGGCTTCCCAGAAATTCGATCCGATTCAGCAACGACAGCTTGTCATTCAAGCTCTTCACACAACCTTACCAAACTTCATATTTTCATTC ACGAAAATGTTACCACCATCGAAATTCACAAGACAAGTATTTGCAGCTTTTACCACCTTGTTCTTTGCCTGGTTAATTGGCCCCTCTCAG GTTAGAGAATCGGAGGTCAatggaaaaagagaaaaaagtgtGGTCTACTTCAAAAAATGCAG ATTTTTAGAAGAGACCAATTGTATAGGAATGTGTACGAATCTCTGCAAAATTCCAACTCAATCGTTTATAAAGGACTCTATGGGTATGCCAGTTACCATGGTCCCTA ATTTTGATGACATGAGTTGTGAAATGATTTTTGGGCAGGATCCTCCACTATTAATTGATGATCCAGCACTAAAGCAACCCTGCTATAAACTAT GCAAGGCAAAGAAAAAGCATGAAATGAATAACTGCCTCAGTTAG
- the LOC130936006 gene encoding uncharacterized protein LOC130936006 has protein sequence MTTTANATGTFLSQTVCALQNYHSSKYAHLVVSPHRNTFGFRFEDTRSRSTPSHRLVVVAVTQGSAESNKSDENIPSWAKPDSDEPPPWARDDASASSSLQQGFQVPFFVYLLASAITAIAAIGSIFEYVNQRPVFGVLGSDSVFYAPLLGFFAFTGIPSSAFLWYKSVQAANKEAEEQDKRDGFF, from the exons ATGACCACCACTGCCAACGCTACTGGTACCTTCTTGTCACAGACGGTATGCGCTTTACAGAATTATCATTCATCAAAATACGCTCACTTAGTAGTATCTCCGCATCGCAATACATTTGGATTTCGATTTGAAGACACAAGATCACGGTCAACACCTTCTCATAGGCTTGTGGTGGTTGCAGTGACTCAAGGATCGGCAGAGTCCAACAAATCCGACGAAAATATTCCCTCCTGGGCAAAGCCAGATTCCGATGAGCCTCCGCCATGGGCGCGTGATGACGCCAGCGCATCTTCTTCTTTGCAGCAAGGATTTCAAGTTCCATTCTTCGTTTACTTGCTTGCCTCTGCTATCACTGCTATTGCCGCT ATAGGTTCAATTTTTGAGTACGTGAACCAAAGGCCGGTGTTCGGAGTCTTGGGATCAGATAGCGTGTTTTATGCTCCCTTGCTGGGTTTCTTTGCCTTCACTGGCATTCCTTCTTCG GCATTTCTATGGTACAAGTCTGTTCAAGCTGCTAACAAAGAAGCAGAAGAACAAGACAAGAGGGATGGGTTTTTTTAG